Proteins from a single region of Dyadobacter fanqingshengii:
- a CDS encoding LytR/AlgR family response regulator transcription factor, giving the protein MKIKAILVDDEPHAIEVLDNYLRNFNEIEIVARCQDAIQAFQVLQQQKVDLMFLDVKMPGLTGTELLRSLKTPPKVVFTTAYQDYAVEGFDLNAVDYLLKPIPFERFLRAMDKVFTGLNVTNQSVSIAQKAAVSNQDIFLYLKVDRKMVKVNVNDIFWVESLRDYIKVVLKDKVLITKQKISLLEELLPEDNFIRVHRSFIVAVDKVESYHAHKIEIAGKELPIGRNFRNDCQRRFKLTF; this is encoded by the coding sequence ATGAAGATAAAAGCGATTTTGGTAGACGACGAACCGCATGCCATTGAGGTGCTGGATAATTATCTCCGGAATTTCAATGAAATCGAGATCGTTGCGCGCTGCCAGGATGCTATTCAGGCTTTTCAGGTTTTGCAGCAGCAGAAAGTGGATCTGATGTTTTTGGATGTAAAAATGCCTGGATTAACAGGGACCGAGCTATTGAGGAGCCTCAAAACACCGCCAAAAGTCGTTTTTACAACCGCTTACCAGGATTACGCCGTCGAGGGTTTTGATCTCAATGCAGTGGATTATCTGCTCAAACCCATTCCTTTTGAGCGCTTTTTGAGAGCCATGGATAAAGTTTTTACAGGTTTGAATGTTACCAACCAATCTGTTTCCATTGCCCAAAAGGCCGCCGTAAGCAACCAGGACATCTTTTTGTATCTCAAAGTGGATCGGAAAATGGTCAAGGTCAATGTGAATGATATTTTTTGGGTGGAAAGCCTTCGGGATTACATTAAGGTTGTTTTGAAGGATAAGGTGTTGATTACAAAGCAAAAGATCAGCCTGCTGGAAGAGCTGCTTCCCGAAGACAACTTCATTCGCGTGCACCGGTCTTTCATCGTGGCTGTGGATAAAGTGGAAAGTTACCACGCACATAAAATTGAAATCGCCGGGAAAGAACTTCCTATCGGCCGGAATTTCAGGAACGATTGTCAGCGACGCTTCAAGCTGACTTTTTAG
- a CDS encoding peroxiredoxin, with the protein MSNRILSVGSTFPAFKKTSVVSLEKGNEFYDITSEDHKNAEKWMVMFWWPKDFTFVCPTEIAEFGKHVEDFADRDTMLIGASTDSEFVHLAWRKNHDDLRDLQFPMLADTSKSLAEELGILEANEKIAYRVTYIVDPQGVIRWVSVNDLSVGRNVGEVIRVLDALQTDELCPCNWVKGEATLA; encoded by the coding sequence ATGTCAAATAGGATTTTATCCGTGGGATCTACCTTCCCAGCATTTAAAAAAACGTCAGTTGTTTCGCTTGAAAAAGGCAATGAATTCTACGATATTACCTCAGAAGATCACAAAAACGCTGAAAAGTGGATGGTAATGTTCTGGTGGCCAAAGGATTTCACTTTTGTATGCCCTACCGAAATTGCTGAGTTCGGAAAACACGTTGAAGACTTCGCAGACCGCGACACTATGCTGATCGGTGCTTCTACCGACAGTGAATTTGTTCACCTTGCTTGGAGAAAAAACCACGACGATCTGCGTGACCTGCAATTCCCCATGCTGGCCGACACTTCTAAATCGCTTGCAGAAGAATTGGGTATTCTTGAAGCAAACGAAAAAATCGCTTACCGCGTAACTTACATCGTTGATCCACAAGGCGTTATTCGTTGGGTAAGTGTGAATGATCTTTCGGTTGGCCGTAATGTTGGTGAAGTAATCCGCGTTTTGGATGCTTTGCAAACAGACGAACTTTGCCCTTGCAACTGGGTTAAAGGTGAAGCAACATTAGCTTAA
- a CDS encoding carboxymuconolactone decarboxylase family protein: MYPFATTGNTKDSLYKEVNLPAEFESVLINKLAALDHRYLKDLKINVGNVLKSQTLNRKEALLIALSVAVNEKNAALITALEELATTEGADEKEIAEVTACVSLMNANNVFYRFRHFMHKEFYDNSPAGIKMSIMVNPVLGKEFFELLSLVVSALNGCEMCVTSHEQSVLNHGGTPARIFDAVRVGAIFKSFTVLV; this comes from the coding sequence ATGTATCCATTCGCAACGACAGGGAATACGAAAGATTCCCTGTATAAAGAAGTAAACCTGCCTGCAGAATTTGAAAGTGTGCTGATCAATAAGCTCGCCGCATTGGACCACCGTTATCTGAAAGATTTGAAGATTAATGTGGGTAATGTGCTCAAATCGCAGACATTGAACCGTAAAGAAGCGCTTCTGATCGCGCTTTCGGTGGCCGTGAACGAGAAAAATGCAGCGTTGATCACCGCTCTTGAAGAACTGGCAACGACGGAAGGTGCTGATGAAAAGGAAATTGCAGAAGTAACAGCCTGCGTTTCTTTGATGAATGCGAACAACGTTTTCTATCGTTTCAGGCATTTCATGCACAAGGAATTTTACGATAACTCTCCCGCTGGAATCAAGATGAGCATTATGGTAAATCCTGTTTTGGGCAAAGAGTTCTTTGAACTTTTGAGCCTCGTAGTCTCGGCATTGAACGGCTGCGAAATGTGCGTCACTTCACATGAGCAATCGGTGCTGAACCATGGCGGAACGCCTGCGCGTATATTCGACGCAGTTAGGGTTGGCGCTATTTTTAAAAGCTTCACTGTTTTGGTGTAA
- a CDS encoding T9SS type A sorting domain-containing protein has translation MRTKFTSFFLFIFYIITLSNAFSQKSWFKIDTLTSVTSKGAKLTNPWAGGLNASQFLKMHLNNDADEDMVVYDRTNSKITTFLAAADPLNPGKKAFIHTPYYESLFPKADNWIILADYDGDGNKDLFTSTSLGISVYRQVKTGQSWTFRQMQEVLYTKGFSGNINLQVSGTDIPGIVDVDDDGDLDLLLFDFSGNYIELHQNLSVETFGVPDSLGNSQTPVFQRNGDCWGNFHKGTDEGFEFGLDCGVTVSSGNREMHAGNSILLQDLNGDGKKDLLAGHVSNTHISFLTNSASGLIGNFTAYTNTYPAVNPVLLHIFPAAFMEDVDFDGKKDLLIAPNTASNDGNLTDFKSSGWFYQNTGTDTKPDFKLIKKNFLQDQMLDVGENAAPSFFDMDGDGDLDMLIGTGGIPGQNGFKGSFWLLKNNGNNTTPAFEVESENYLNLASAFGVYNIKPQWADFNGDGVTDLGFAATSTTTLKLEYRYVPNKAAAGAPAQLNLADAVTIAMPTESQTGDSPHFYDVDGDGDLDLLVGKTQGNIYYYTNTGTSKQFTFKLESDAFAGVAISFEGRSPQLAVADFDLDGRADVLTADHTGNIRLFHGADWGKWTERETLLVEQNGKASAPSFGNYLALAAGDYNGDKKPDIAVGSNAGGLRLLTNIVPVTITGNEPLTGPLVNVFPNPAANYLKIKSSKSATFDIISVSGRKIVRDQKLNANIEQEIVTEYWPAGLYLIELKSDNSRVVRKVMVAN, from the coding sequence ATGCGAACGAAATTTACCTCCTTTTTCCTCTTCATCTTTTACATTATAACGCTTTCAAATGCTTTTTCGCAAAAGTCATGGTTTAAAATCGACACGCTGACCAGCGTAACTTCCAAAGGTGCAAAACTGACCAATCCCTGGGCCGGCGGACTCAATGCTTCACAGTTCCTTAAAATGCATTTGAACAATGATGCGGACGAGGATATGGTCGTTTATGATCGCACAAACAGCAAAATCACCACATTCCTGGCCGCAGCTGACCCGCTGAATCCAGGCAAAAAGGCATTCATTCACACACCCTATTACGAATCGCTTTTTCCCAAAGCCGATAACTGGATAATCCTCGCCGATTACGATGGCGACGGGAATAAGGACCTTTTCACGAGCACATCATTAGGGATCAGTGTTTACAGGCAGGTAAAAACAGGGCAGTCCTGGACATTCAGGCAAATGCAGGAAGTGCTTTATACCAAAGGGTTTTCCGGCAATATCAATTTGCAGGTCTCGGGAACAGACATTCCGGGCATTGTGGACGTGGACGATGACGGCGATCTGGACCTGTTGCTTTTCGATTTTTCGGGGAACTACATTGAGCTGCACCAAAATCTGAGCGTGGAGACATTTGGCGTGCCGGATAGCCTTGGTAATTCGCAAACCCCCGTTTTTCAGCGTAACGGCGACTGCTGGGGGAATTTTCATAAAGGCACGGACGAAGGTTTTGAGTTCGGCCTGGATTGCGGGGTGACCGTTAGTTCCGGCAATCGCGAAATGCATGCGGGAAATTCTATTTTGTTGCAGGATTTGAATGGTGATGGCAAAAAGGACCTTTTGGCAGGTCACGTCAGCAACACGCACATCTCATTTTTAACCAATTCAGCAAGCGGTTTGATCGGTAATTTTACAGCCTATACCAACACTTACCCAGCCGTTAACCCCGTGCTTTTACATATTTTCCCTGCCGCATTTATGGAAGACGTGGATTTTGATGGAAAAAAAGACCTGCTCATTGCGCCTAACACGGCTTCCAACGATGGTAACCTGACCGATTTCAAATCTTCCGGCTGGTTTTATCAAAACACGGGGACTGACACAAAGCCGGATTTTAAACTCATAAAAAAGAACTTCTTACAAGATCAGATGCTGGACGTCGGTGAAAATGCAGCACCTTCATTTTTCGACATGGATGGTGACGGCGATCTGGATATGCTGATCGGAACTGGCGGGATTCCCGGGCAAAACGGTTTTAAGGGCAGTTTCTGGCTTTTGAAAAATAATGGAAATAACACAACGCCCGCATTTGAAGTCGAATCAGAAAATTATCTTAATCTGGCTTCTGCCTTCGGCGTTTACAACATTAAGCCGCAATGGGCTGATTTCAATGGCGATGGCGTCACCGACCTCGGTTTCGCAGCCACTTCTACCACAACATTAAAACTGGAATACCGCTATGTTCCGAACAAAGCGGCCGCAGGCGCGCCAGCGCAACTGAATCTTGCTGATGCTGTGACGATCGCGATGCCAACCGAATCCCAAACCGGCGATTCACCCCATTTTTACGATGTGGACGGCGACGGCGACCTGGATTTACTCGTGGGTAAGACTCAGGGCAATATTTATTATTATACCAACACCGGGACCAGCAAGCAATTTACATTCAAGCTGGAAAGTGACGCATTTGCGGGTGTTGCCATTAGCTTTGAAGGCCGTTCGCCCCAACTCGCCGTGGCCGATTTTGATCTCGATGGTCGTGCAGACGTCCTTACAGCAGACCACACAGGCAACATTCGCCTGTTTCACGGAGCCGACTGGGGTAAATGGACAGAGCGGGAAACATTACTCGTGGAACAGAACGGAAAAGCCTCCGCGCCGTCATTCGGCAATTATCTGGCACTGGCAGCAGGCGATTATAATGGGGATAAAAAGCCGGATATCGCCGTCGGCAGCAATGCGGGTGGACTCAGGTTGTTGACCAACATTGTCCCGGTGACCATTACGGGCAACGAACCATTAACGGGGCCGCTTGTTAATGTGTTTCCAAATCCGGCTGCCAATTATTTAAAGATCAAGTCCTCAAAATCAGCAACGTTTGACATTATCAGTGTAAGCGGCCGGAAAATCGTCAGAGATCAAAAGCTGAATGCGAATATCGAGCAGGAAATCGTCACGGAATATTGGCCGGCAGGGTTGTATTTGATTGAATTGAAATCGGATAACAGCCGCGTGGTGCGGAAAGTGATGGTAGCAAATTAG
- a CDS encoding UDP-N-acetylmuramoyl-tripeptide--D-alanyl-D-alanine ligase — protein MYTSTETLHNHFQNSTAISTDTRKISEGCLFFALKGDNFDGNQYAAEALSKGAAYAVVDNAEMVANERFLLVENALEALQDLARHHRKTFTFPVIALTGSNGKTTTKELIAKVLSMKYNTYATKGNLNNHIGVPLTILSIDPARHEMAVIEMGANHQQEIALLSTIAIPTHGLITNIGKAHLEGFGGIAGIMKGKGELFDFLSKKKGTVFVNTKDDVIMEMASKRRAFGEIVFYCSDNSAVNPVLVQESPFVVYQNNGKTVSTQLPGGYNFDNMCAALAIGKHFGVEDSDANEAVATYKPDNNRSQIVKKGSNTVIMDAYNANPSSMSAAVANFASIDAPRKMLILGDMFELGEAAPAEHLALGEQIAKHKFDIVILAGQLMQHALPALPKAYYFPDKFSLHNWVMDNPQENTYILIKGSRGMALETVLNLMPE, from the coding sequence ATGTATACTTCGACCGAAACGCTCCATAACCACTTTCAAAACAGTACCGCCATCTCCACCGACACCCGCAAAATCAGCGAGGGTTGTCTGTTTTTCGCGTTAAAAGGCGATAATTTTGACGGCAATCAATACGCAGCGGAAGCATTAAGCAAAGGCGCCGCTTATGCCGTGGTGGACAATGCGGAAATGGTTGCTAATGAGCGTTTTTTGCTGGTGGAAAATGCGCTGGAAGCATTGCAGGACCTGGCCAGGCATCACCGCAAAACTTTTACTTTCCCGGTGATCGCATTAACTGGCTCTAATGGAAAAACCACCACGAAGGAGCTGATTGCGAAGGTGTTATCTATGAAATACAACACATATGCAACCAAAGGAAACCTGAACAACCACATTGGCGTGCCATTAACGATCCTGTCCATTGACCCTGCCAGACACGAAATGGCGGTCATTGAAATGGGCGCGAACCATCAGCAGGAAATTGCTTTGCTAAGCACCATTGCTATTCCTACGCACGGACTGATCACCAACATTGGCAAGGCGCATCTCGAAGGTTTCGGGGGAATAGCTGGCATTATGAAGGGCAAGGGCGAACTTTTCGATTTTCTTTCCAAAAAGAAGGGCACTGTTTTCGTGAATACCAAAGATGACGTGATCATGGAAATGGCCAGCAAGCGCCGGGCATTTGGTGAAATCGTCTTTTATTGCTCGGATAACAGTGCGGTAAATCCTGTTTTGGTGCAGGAAAGTCCTTTTGTAGTTTATCAAAACAATGGGAAAACGGTTTCTACACAACTGCCAGGCGGCTACAACTTTGACAACATGTGCGCTGCGCTGGCGATCGGAAAGCATTTCGGTGTGGAAGACAGTGATGCCAATGAGGCCGTTGCGACTTACAAACCGGATAATAACCGTTCGCAAATCGTTAAAAAAGGGAGCAATACGGTGATTATGGATGCTTATAATGCTAATCCATCCTCTATGTCGGCTGCCGTTGCCAACTTTGCCAGCATTGACGCACCACGGAAAATGCTGATCCTGGGCGATATGTTTGAGCTGGGCGAAGCCGCCCCGGCAGAGCATCTGGCTTTGGGGGAACAGATCGCAAAACATAAGTTTGATATCGTGATCCTGGCGGGCCAGCTCATGCAGCACGCATTGCCTGCGTTGCCAAAAGCTTACTATTTCCCCGACAAATTTTCGCTGCACAACTGGGTTATGGACAACCCGCAAGAAAATACATACATATTAATTAAAGGATCACGCGGCATGGCGCTGGAAACGGTGCTGAACCTGATGCCGGAGTGA
- the rhaT gene encoding L-rhamnose/proton symporter RhaT, with the protein MQALLGVIFHFIGGFASGSFYIPYKQVKGWAWESYWIVGGLFSWLIVPPLAAYLTIPGFTDIIASTDGGILLITYIFGVLWGIGGLTYGLGVRYLGVSLGSSIILGLCSVFGALIPSVYYQFSPRPGKDTISDLFTNSWGQMVLLGLLVCVIGIIICGKAGAMKDKDLKKSGYVADDKTEFKIGLGLTVSIISGVLSACFAFGIDAGKVMAEEANAAWKALNPDQGEFLFQNNVTYVVILLGGLTTNFIWCMLLNARNKTFGDYTNSSTPLLSNYIFSALAGTTWFLQFFFYGMGESKLGNGPSSWILHMAFIILVANSWGLILKEWNGISKKTLTTIISGILVIVLSVLIVGYGNYLRE; encoded by the coding sequence ATGCAAGCTCTTCTCGGCGTAATTTTCCATTTTATTGGCGGTTTTGCTTCCGGCAGTTTTTACATTCCATACAAACAAGTCAAGGGCTGGGCCTGGGAATCCTACTGGATCGTCGGCGGGCTTTTTTCCTGGCTTATCGTCCCGCCGCTAGCCGCATATTTGACTATCCCGGGCTTCACCGACATCATCGCTTCCACCGATGGAGGCATTTTACTAATAACATACATTTTTGGCGTTTTGTGGGGCATAGGCGGGCTAACTTACGGATTAGGAGTTCGTTATCTGGGCGTCTCGCTCGGAAGTTCCATTATTCTCGGGCTTTGCTCCGTTTTCGGCGCATTAATCCCGTCCGTTTACTATCAGTTTTCACCCAGACCAGGAAAAGATACAATCTCAGATTTGTTTACAAACAGCTGGGGACAAATGGTTTTGCTAGGCTTGCTCGTTTGCGTGATCGGCATTATCATTTGTGGAAAAGCCGGCGCGATGAAGGATAAGGATCTCAAAAAATCGGGATATGTTGCGGATGATAAAACGGAATTCAAAATAGGCTTAGGGTTGACAGTTTCGATCATTTCCGGCGTGTTAAGCGCTTGTTTCGCATTCGGGATTGATGCGGGTAAGGTGATGGCAGAGGAAGCTAATGCAGCCTGGAAAGCGCTGAATCCCGATCAGGGTGAGTTTTTATTCCAAAACAATGTGACCTATGTTGTGATCCTTTTGGGCGGTTTAACCACCAACTTTATTTGGTGCATGCTTCTGAACGCGCGTAACAAAACATTTGGTGACTACACAAATTCCAGCACGCCGTTGCTATCTAACTACATTTTCTCGGCACTCGCCGGTACAACCTGGTTCCTGCAGTTTTTCTTTTACGGCATGGGCGAGAGCAAGCTGGGCAATGGTCCAAGCTCGTGGATTTTGCACATGGCATTCATCATACTGGTCGCCAACTCATGGGGGTTGATCCTGAAAGAATGGAACGGGATCAGCAAAAAAACGCTCACTACGATCATTTCAGGTATTTTGGTCATTGTGTTATCTGTTTTGATAGTTGGATACGGCAATTATTTGAGGGAGTAG
- a CDS encoding TapB family protein: MLNKNQPSITFARQTRQVFLSLAIAAVSLASCKDDKDNVKPDDGNPPAEDKAFLPEKDQIYTYRILDSDGEKSSSTLQVVNTKDSSGISVYNIENVIQEGRVFVTTRSRAFSKGGLTTNEMLHEDAVHALYDIVEEFAEIEDVKLSGFPQKQVLENKGTVGSNVTFGKDPLKVDIALLIPIDEKNKIEADWETTLTYLDGKATKQEEITTPAGTFKCTKWEYKYEMHIKLSSLYIPVEETEDVCTVELWTAPGVGIVKSIETVGEDSSTTELQKIAKK; this comes from the coding sequence ATGTTAAATAAAAATCAACCTTCCATTACATTCGCCCGTCAAACACGGCAGGTGTTTCTTTCACTGGCAATTGCAGCTGTTTCACTGGCATCTTGCAAGGATGACAAAGACAATGTCAAGCCGGACGACGGCAATCCGCCTGCCGAAGACAAAGCGTTTTTGCCTGAGAAAGATCAGATTTATACATACAGGATCCTGGACAGTGACGGTGAAAAGAGCAGTTCCACATTGCAAGTTGTTAATACAAAGGATTCTTCGGGAATTTCCGTATACAATATTGAAAATGTGATCCAGGAGGGAAGGGTTTTTGTTACAACCAGAAGCCGGGCATTCAGTAAGGGCGGACTCACGACTAACGAAATGCTTCATGAGGATGCCGTGCATGCATTATACGATATCGTAGAAGAATTCGCTGAAATTGAGGATGTTAAATTGAGCGGGTTCCCCCAAAAGCAGGTGCTGGAAAACAAAGGAACGGTCGGCAGCAACGTAACTTTCGGCAAAGATCCGTTGAAGGTTGACATAGCATTGCTGATACCAATCGATGAGAAAAACAAAATCGAGGCAGATTGGGAAACTACATTGACCTATCTGGATGGGAAGGCGACTAAGCAGGAGGAAATAACGACGCCGGCAGGAACATTCAAGTGTACCAAGTGGGAGTATAAATATGAAATGCATATAAAATTATCCAGCCTTTACATACCAGTCGAGGAAACCGAAGATGTTTGTACAGTTGAACTATGGACTGCTCCGGGCGTAGGCATCGTGAAGTCGATAGAAACGGTCGGCGAGGATTCTTCCACCACGGAATTGCAAAAAATCGCTAAGAAATGA
- a CDS encoding PKD domain-containing protein has translation MLKSKRILLALFSLALFVTSCKEDEDVKPGNTLTARAGADQNVNAGDIVTLDGSASTDSENKPFDYRWTFTKKPTGSTTALSSATVSKPTFKTDLPGEYEVELTTSNANGESKDKVLITATVIQPVVLDANIAAKTTLEDRIDNPDVPDYVANGNVAVNAELTLKPGVVIAFARDARLEVNDNGGILLAKGDSTKPIRLIGKETKKGFWAGVIFRSSSSANTLEYVQVLHAGSKVLFSGRKAGMAIAGSSKAEVSIKNSLFEQNDGYGLWIERGVILSSFTKNTFKGNTEAGILLDADNVAKLDVNSSFTNGNGRNVVEIFASQLSKNITAEVVWQGFKDKTPYRVLEGLTVDANWKISPGVVIEISEGARMSIDEGYINAIGTPTAKIVIKGAENKPAYWRGLICYTTSANNVFEHVEISGGGSTALVSGKKVNIAVYGSQARMQIKNSKISGSGGYGMYVNYQAIVNDDIETVNTFADNVEGKVLREK, from the coding sequence ATGTTAAAAAGTAAAAGAATTCTGCTTGCCCTCTTTTCACTTGCCCTTTTCGTAACAAGCTGCAAGGAAGATGAAGACGTAAAACCAGGCAACACGTTAACCGCCCGCGCCGGTGCGGATCAGAATGTGAATGCCGGTGACATTGTAACCCTCGATGGAAGTGCCTCAACCGACAGCGAAAACAAACCATTCGATTACCGCTGGACATTTACAAAAAAACCAACCGGCAGCACCACAGCCCTCAGCTCGGCAACGGTGAGTAAGCCAACATTCAAAACGGACCTTCCCGGAGAATACGAAGTTGAGCTTACCACCAGCAATGCTAACGGCGAAAGCAAAGACAAGGTCCTGATCACTGCAACGGTGATCCAGCCGGTCGTGCTGGACGCAAATATTGCTGCAAAGACCACGCTGGAAGACCGGATCGACAATCCTGATGTGCCCGACTATGTTGCCAATGGAAATGTTGCCGTAAATGCCGAGTTGACTTTGAAACCGGGTGTAGTAATTGCTTTTGCAAGAGACGCAAGGCTTGAAGTGAATGATAATGGCGGAATTCTGCTCGCAAAAGGTGATTCTACGAAACCGATCCGTTTGATTGGAAAAGAAACCAAGAAAGGCTTTTGGGCCGGAGTCATTTTCCGCTCTTCGAGCAGTGCTAATACGCTGGAATATGTGCAGGTGCTGCATGCCGGAAGTAAAGTGCTGTTCAGTGGCAGAAAAGCTGGAATGGCCATAGCGGGTTCTTCGAAAGCAGAAGTGTCTATTAAAAACAGCCTTTTCGAGCAAAATGACGGATATGGTTTGTGGATTGAAAGAGGCGTAATTCTTTCTTCATTTACAAAAAATACATTCAAAGGTAACACCGAGGCCGGCATTCTGCTGGATGCCGATAATGTTGCCAAACTGGACGTGAACTCCTCTTTCACGAACGGAAACGGACGCAATGTGGTGGAGATTTTCGCTTCGCAACTATCTAAAAACATTACTGCAGAAGTGGTTTGGCAGGGATTCAAAGACAAAACACCTTACCGCGTGCTGGAAGGCCTTACGGTTGACGCAAACTGGAAGATCAGTCCGGGTGTAGTGATTGAAATATCGGAAGGAGCGCGAATGTCCATTGATGAAGGTTATATCAATGCCATCGGAACACCAACTGCGAAAATCGTTATCAAAGGCGCTGAAAATAAGCCAGCTTATTGGAGAGGTTTGATATGCTACACAACCAGCGCAAACAACGTTTTTGAACATGTGGAAATATCCGGCGGCGGAAGCACAGCGCTGGTTTCGGGTAAAAAAGTGAACATTGCGGTTTACGGAAGCCAGGCCAGAATGCAGATTAAAAACTCCAAAATCTCGGGCAGCGGCGGCTACGGAATGTATGTGAATTACCAGGCCATTGTGAATGACGACATTGAAACCGTCAACACTTTTGCCGACAATGTGGAAGGTAAAGTGCTGCGTGAAAAATAA
- a CDS encoding sensor histidine kinase, whose protein sequence is MRPNVYPTHQARIRILQHAAFWIVVLIILTVIYGAGMPDYWIAIGVVALFLPIHIAYFYSIGYVIIPKFFNRKKRIEFFVLLIAAVVFSTLTFRLMEIFVADPIIYSAVKKTDPTFVWKKLEGSFWQQLAKPVYLISAFEQTNIFVWIALSVKFFKMWFERRQAAMEAELNFLKGQLHPHFLFNTLNNLYALTLNQSPQSPGVVLGLAEILRYMLYEANTDVVDLERDIKIVESYIELEKIRYEERLDINFSINGLSNEYKIAPLLILPLVENAFKHGASEQVGQAWINIDLRVKNNFLKFKISNSKPDRPDPKDSRNHHTSIGLANVRKRLEILYPSAHQLKILEEDEVFAVILELELDKKIEIAS, encoded by the coding sequence ATGCGCCCAAACGTTTACCCTACTCATCAGGCCCGGATAAGGATCTTGCAGCATGCCGCGTTCTGGATCGTCGTATTGATCATCCTGACGGTGATCTATGGCGCGGGAATGCCTGATTACTGGATTGCGATCGGCGTCGTTGCCCTGTTTTTGCCTATACACATTGCTTATTTCTATTCGATCGGGTATGTCATTATCCCGAAGTTTTTCAACAGAAAAAAGCGAATCGAATTTTTTGTCTTGCTTATTGCAGCAGTAGTTTTTTCAACGCTGACTTTCAGATTGATGGAGATTTTTGTAGCTGACCCTATCATTTACAGCGCGGTTAAGAAAACGGACCCTACATTTGTATGGAAAAAACTGGAAGGAAGTTTCTGGCAACAGCTCGCAAAACCGGTGTATCTCATCAGCGCTTTTGAACAAACTAATATTTTTGTTTGGATAGCCTTATCGGTTAAATTTTTCAAAATGTGGTTTGAAAGAAGGCAGGCTGCTATGGAGGCCGAGCTCAACTTTTTAAAGGGTCAGTTACATCCGCACTTTCTTTTTAACACACTCAATAACCTTTATGCATTAACATTGAACCAATCGCCGCAATCGCCTGGCGTGGTGCTGGGCCTGGCGGAAATATTACGTTATATGCTTTATGAAGCCAATACGGATGTGGTTGATTTAGAACGGGATATCAAAATTGTAGAAAGCTATATCGAGCTTGAAAAAATCCGTTACGAAGAACGGCTGGACATTAATTTCAGCATTAATGGTCTTTCCAATGAATATAAAATTGCGCCGCTGCTGATCCTCCCGCTGGTGGAAAATGCTTTCAAGCATGGCGCAAGCGAGCAGGTAGGGCAGGCCTGGATCAACATTGACCTGCGGGTTAAAAACAATTTTCTTAAATTTAAAATATCCAACAGCAAGCCCGACCGGCCAGATCCGAAAGACAGCCGAAACCATCATACCAGCATCGGATTGGCCAATGTCAGGAAGCGGTTGGAGATTTTGTATCCGTCAGCACACCAGCTCAAAATTCTGGAAGAAGACGAAGTTTTTGCCGTAATCCTCGAATTGGAATTGGATAAAAAAATTGAAATAGCCTCATAA
- a CDS encoding carboxypeptidase-like regulatory domain-containing protein translates to MRRVFVLMQCLFMLMAVACTETDGPSPDEAAPEEGYTTGKITNTDGSPMPGVKVVVDNTMIYASYSIGTSDEKGNYKIQLPKVGTFMASAHITKKYNGREYELDLDPDVYEEFSINGAVRNFQWKLSGRRPVEAQGYYGATIEVNKDVMSSVYDSENIEFTLVPVGNLIDGSKGKTLKMKHGEPFTSDYGKLVDIPLGRYTMTAYYNGEGGKGPLKLRKHFSEDEYENEITIDFEPSTMWGNNIAFISYSE, encoded by the coding sequence ATGAGACGCGTTTTCGTACTAATGCAATGTCTGTTCATGCTGATGGCCGTCGCATGCACCGAAACCGATGGCCCTTCGCCGGATGAAGCAGCACCGGAAGAAGGATATACAACCGGGAAGATCACCAATACGGACGGGTCGCCTATGCCAGGTGTAAAGGTGGTGGTGGACAATACCATGATTTACGCATCTTATTCCATCGGAACTTCGGATGAAAAGGGAAATTACAAGATCCAGCTGCCCAAAGTAGGCACATTCATGGCCTCAGCGCATATTACAAAAAAATACAATGGCCGGGAATATGAGCTGGATCTGGATCCTGATGTGTACGAAGAGTTCAGCATTAACGGCGCTGTGCGGAACTTCCAGTGGAAGCTCAGTGGCCGGCGACCGGTGGAAGCGCAAGGTTACTATGGCGCGACCATTGAGGTGAATAAAGATGTCATGAGCAGCGTTTACGATTCCGAAAACATTGAATTCACGCTGGTTCCTGTTGGGAATCTCATCGACGGTTCAAAGGGTAAGACGCTCAAAATGAAACATGGTGAGCCTTTTACAAGTGACTACGGAAAGCTGGTAGACATTCCGCTGGGCAGATACACCATGACGGCCTATTACAACGGAGAAGGAGGAAAAGGGCCCTTGAAATTAAGAAAACACTTTTCCGAGGACGAATATGAGAATGAGATCACCATTGATTTTGAGCCGTCAACGATGTGGGGAAATAATATAGCTTTTATCAGCTATTCGGAATAA